A stretch of the Notamacropus eugenii isolate mMacEug1 chromosome 2, mMacEug1.pri_v2, whole genome shotgun sequence genome encodes the following:
- the OR6P1 gene encoding olfactory receptor 6P1, whose product MGNWSGAHVEKFILVGFPTSQPLQLFLFVLFLTFYLMTVLENALIVSTIWLTPALHRPMYFFLGHLSFLEMWYINVTVPRLLGGFLTQDLWISFVGCMTQLYFFIALACTECVLLAVMAYDRYLAICEPLRYPSLMTSTLATRLAIASWGSGFFSSMMKLLFIARLSYCGSNVINHFFCDISPLLNLTCTKRELAEVVDFLLALVMILLPLLAVASSYVAIIVTILRIPTAQGRKKAFSTCASHLAVVVIFYSSTLFTYARPRAMYSFNYNKVISVLYTVIVPLLNPAIYCLRNKEIKDALKKTVLGWCLHLGNFQD is encoded by the coding sequence ATGGGAAATTGGAGTGGAGCCCATGTAGAGAAATTCATCCTAGTGGGCTTCCCTACTTCACAGCCTCTCCAGCTCTTTCTGTTCGTCCTCTTTCTGACCTTCTACCTGATGACTGTACTGGAGAATGCTCTTATTGTATCCACTATATGGCTTACTCCTGCCCTCCACCGCCCTATGTATTTTTTCCTGGGCCACTTGTCCTTCTTGGAGATGTGGTACATCAATGTTACTGTCCCTCGGCTATTGGGAGGCTTTCTTACCCAGGATCTTTGGATCTCCTTTGTGGGCTGCATGACCCAACTCTACTTCTTCATTGCGTTGGCCTGCACTGAATGTGTCCTCTTAGCTGTCATGGCTTATGATCGGTACCTGGCCATCTGTGAACCCCTACGCTACCCCAGCCTCATGACTTCAACTCTAGCTACCCGCCTTGCCATAGCTTCCTGGGGTAGTGGCTTCTTTAGCTCCATGATGAAGCTCTTGTTCATTGCTCGGTTATCCTATTGTGGGTCCAACGTCATCAACCACTTCTTTTGtgatatctctcctctcctcaaccTCACCTGCACAAAAAGGGAACTGGCTGAGGTGGTGGATTTCCTCCTGGCCTTGGTAATGATCTTACTCCCTCTGCTGGCAGTGGCCTCCTCCTATGTCGCCATCATTGTGACCATCCTGAGGATCCCCACTGCCCAGGGAAGGAAGAAGGCCTTCTCAACCTGTGCCTCACACTTAGCCGTGGTTGTTATCTTCTACTCCTCCACCCTCTTCACATATGCTCGACCTCGAGCTATGTATTCCTTTAACTACAATAAAGTTATATCTGTATTATATACTGTTATTGTGCCTCTCCTCAACCCTGCCATCTACTGCCTGAGGAACAAGGAAATAAAGGATGCCCTGAAGAAGACGGTGTTGGGATGGTGTCTTCACCTTGGAAATTTCCAAGATTGA